CGACGATTCGCCGATGACAAATTCGAAGCTTGCGCACCGCAATCTTGTTCCGAACCGCGCACTCAAGTCTGCAATCCATGACTGGCTTCAAAGTCACTGAACAAGATTATCACTTTCCTGTGCTGTGTAAACTACCTGTTAATAGAATGTAtagggaagcaagttttcaaaattttatatattttcttttttcattatatCATTTTTTGTTTCTTACATATCTTAAAAAGATCTAGATGTGTCACGTTGTTATTCTCAGTCATTGTAAAGCACAtatatttcaacatatatatATGTCAAGAAAATACATTTTATGATACTCTTCATTCATCGCACCAATAATTTACAGCTTACTAATTAATTAATCACATAATCTCTTTTATGATACATTTTATAATACATTTTATGATACTCTTCATGTCAATAAAAacaatctctttttttttatatattcaatTTGTAGCCCTCATAACTTCACAAGATCACAAATATCGTTATCTATATTTCGTtgaagtaaaattatatatatatatatatatatatatatatatatatatatatatatatatatatatatataagtagtaTTCGTATGATATTGACTATTAATGCATAGTGAGTAGATCTTACAAAGAGATTACGCTCAAGTTGTTTATGTGATCTTTTGCAAAAGTTTATGGATCTCATATAAGCACTTCTCATTATGACGTTACACGATGATCATGCACCTTTTGAATTGAaagaataaatattttagaacaaCTATAACTTGCATGATCATGCAACTAAAGTTTACActtgattttattatttcaataaaGTTAATTActacttttaaataaaaagaacTAAATTCAAATACATACGATAAGTCTCTTTATTCATGCTTTATCTCGATGAAAACATTGTAATATTATAACTGCTTAAATGATTTGGTAAAAAATCCCTTCCAACCGGTAGTAACTTGGATGAGGCGCTCCTCCTCCGGCGATGTATGAACGGAACACCAACTTGCTCCACCCACAAAGTTCCAACCACGAACACTAGCGACATCATACTATCAACGACAACTCCTCCACCACAAGGCCACCAAGTCGCTCAAAGAAAAGAAGGACCCCTGCAGCGATAGACTCAGGAACAGCACAACAgaagcataatttattatttcccaaatcaaatattgaataaaaatttaattttcttttactttttttgggTGAAATTTTTGTTAATTCAGTTTTAACCACAACAACATATATTTATTGTGTTTTATTAACAATTTTACCGTCATTGATATACTGAACCCGAGAGTCAAGCGACCTCCAAACTCTCCGGATGTCAGGCACCTGATGGTTCCGCGAGCTTAGCCATTGTAGCTGTTCCGTCCTAGGTACGCCGAGGTATATAGCTTCCGGGTGGGCACTTGAGTCCTAGGTCTTGATATACGTCGTCCCGGGGCAGCGTTGCAAATTAACTTCGGCCTTCTGAAACACGGTGGGGGAGCACCTGCACAAAGCACTCCGACGCTTAAGTAAGTATGTGAGTTATAAAGGAATAAAGAATAATAAGTGAGAATGAGTTATGTGACCTGTCCTGTGGGTTGTGTCCTCTGAGCCTTTATAGGCGAGTATGGCTAGTTTGTTCCGATGTATTTGGTAGGTGCCGTTACCAGTATCTTTTGGTTATGTAGAGTCGTGATTCATTCTGATTAGTAGGTTCTGTTGTTGTGGATAAGGTTGACTTAGTCAGGAGTTTCTGTTGCAATTCCGTGTTCCCGATTTCTGAGCTCGGTTTCGATTTTAGGCTTATTCCCGAGTATAACGGGATACacgtcatagcccccaagctcggGTGGTGTTGTGCGAGGAACAGTAGCTGAGCTTTGATAGGTTCGTGTCTGATTCTTCTTCTTGTCGTTGGgccttctttttgtttgaaaggGTTTTGAATAGttggttttcttttgttttggtgAATCGTGTCGTCTTTATTGCGGTTTATTACTGTTTGGGTTTTCCATATTCTTTAGTGGACATGAATTTAAGTTACCCACTAAGATAGTGGGCTTGTAATAATCATTTTTTTTGGAACTTACGCTTTGCTGCTTCATCTTCTCATCGTTTTATCTTTGTTATGTCTTCAAAAGGTTAGCATTTCTTCTCTCACTTTTTACTGTTACTGCTTTTGCTTATTCATGGCGGGAGAAAAGTTGAAAGAGAAGTTGAAAGCTGTTGAGGTTAGGGAAGATGATCCCTATTACTGGGTTCATGAGGATGTTAGAACCCGTTCCTCTTCTTTTACTAGTGTCGATTCCCTTTCGGAGTTGAAAGGTTTGGACTTCGTAAAAGGTGGTTCTGGTGTCACTGTTGAACTTCTTTCGTGTTCCAGTGATGCTAGGGTTTATGAGAGAAGGGGTGATTAGTCGTATTTCTACATGTATACCCCATGCATGATTGAACTTGGTGTGAAGTTTCCTTTTCCCCTTTCGAGTGTGATGTCCTTACTCAACTGAACTGTGCACCATCACAGCTACATCCAAACTCCTAGGCGTTTCTTCGCGCCTTTCAGTGCCTGATGGATTACCTTTCATTTCCTTGTTCCTTGTCGttattcttctctctttttcaagcGAAGGGTGTTCGGAAGGGCTTGTGGGTTTGCCTTAGCAGTTTCCCTAGTCGTTCCTTGtttcttctttataaatcttctttTAAAAACTTCAAATCTCTTTTTGTTAAAGTTCGATCTTTTGAGTCTGAGTACCTATTTTATTTGGACGATGAACTTAGCGAAAAGTTTTCCCCTTTATTGGTGTTCTGAGCCGAGTCAAATCCTTGAGGCTTCTGAGCGGAGCGAGGAGGAGGAATTTTTGTTGGATTTTCTGGTTGAGAGTGTTGCTGTTGGGGAGTGTATGTCTATTCCTGATATTCTGCATTTTTGTGATTCAGGTGATACTGAGGGTTTTGAGAACTTATATAGGTAATGCCTtggttatttttttgtttgtgttgGAGTTTGTCGTCATTTTTCTGATGTTGGTTGTATCTTGTAGGTGGACGAGTTCCTCtcttggatcctttgaagttgcagtcttttttgaacaagaaaaaagaaaaaggtgtTGGTGGTTCAGCTGATCAGAAGGATGGTGGTGAGCAAGCTTTCTCTTCTATTGCTCGTTCGGCGTCCTCATTTAAACGAAAAAGGGATGACTCATCTTTGGAGATCATTTCGGAGGCCGACCAGGAGGTTGTTGGAGGTGGCGAGCCTGCCTTTGATCGCAGAAGAAGCTTCATGGCTTTGTTGCAGGGTCTAGCTCTCAGTCTCTTTGGAGTGAGCAATTCAATTTTGCCGAGCTTTCTGATAGGACATCTCAATATCCTGGAGATATGCTTATGACCCGTCGGATCGGTGTGGAGGCGCTTGGTAAGTTCGTTCAGGTTGTTATACTTTTATCAGAACtcttttttgttctttctttgtAATCTCGTTCTAATTTTGGAGGACCCTTTACAGATTGTCGCTTCTCGTTTTTATGTGTCTTGGTCGCACCACCGAGCTTATTGGTGCTGAGCAATAGGAGGCGGTGGATAAGATTGCTGATTCGGAGAAGTCGTATAAGGCGAGGATTGCTGATTTGGAGAAGTTAGTAAAAGAGAAGAATGATGTTTTTGTTAATGATGTGGCTGAGGAGGAGGTAGCTCTCTTAAGGGACCAGATTTGACTGTTGCAAGCCGAGGTGAAGGAAAATGATGTGGCCAAAGGTTGGCTCACATCTCGTGTTCATGAGTTGGAGGAAAATGGGATGAAGATGTTCTCCTATTGCTTTAACGTGCTGTGAGCCAAATTTCTCTGCTGGCTCCAGAGTTTGACATTGATCGGCATGACATGATGAAGATAGTAGTTAATGGAAAACTAGTTGTAGACGGGACTGTAGAGGAGCATGATCAGAATGCCCCTCCTTCTTAGTTTTAATTTGGTGTTTGTTTATTTTGTACTTTGTTTTTGAAAGTGACATTATGTCCTTGTGGATGTTGGATATTGTTAGTTTGAACTTGTTTGCTGGTGCCGACCATTGTTAGGTCGGTTTGTGTTAATATTTCTCGTTTTTGGTAGATTGTTTTTCTGCGACTAAGATAGGAGACGTGGGAtttgtattttattaaaaaagtcaTTTGGGACTGAATATGATTAATTATAGATTTGAATATTGACAATGTATTGTGCGtcgggcctcgttaaaacccacCTTAGGCCAAAAACCCTTTTCTTGGGAAAAAAGGCTCTAAGGGGGGAAAAAGAGTACCTTCATTCACGATTTGTACAAGTTAAGATCGGTACATCTTTAGAGAGGAGATATTCCAATTTCCTAATATCGGATTGCCTTGTAGTGTTTGTAGCTGGTAAGCCCCCATTCCGAGAACTTTGGACACTCGGAATGGTCCCTCCCagtttgcggcgagctttccatgCGAAATTGGTCGTCTGGCTTCTTCTGTTCGTCTGAGGACTAGGTCGCCCTCCTCGAATGTCCTTGTCACCACTTTCTTATTATGCCTTCTTTCTGCCAGTTGTTTCCGTGCTCTTTGTTTGATGGCGGCTATTTCCCTGTCCTCTTCTGCGAGGTCAAGCTCGGCGTTTCTTGTGTTTGTATTATGTAGCTCGTCGTATAGTTCGGCTCTTAATGTGGGAATGCCGACTTCTACCGGGATCAGTGCCTCCGAGCCATAGACTATTTTGAAAGGTGTCTCGCCTGTGGTGGTTTGTACTATGGTGTTGTAGCTCTATAATACTTCTGGAATTAGCTCTGCCCACTCTCCCTTTGCATTATCGAGTTTTTTCTTTAGTGCCTGCAGTATAACTCGGTTAGcagcctcggcttgcccatttgtttgtgggtgTTCGACCGAGCTAAAATGATGCTGTATATTAaagttatttagaaatgaactgaGCTTATTATCTGTGAATTGCCTACCATTGTCTGATATTATTTCCTTTGGTATTCCGAATCGACATATGATATTTTTCCAAATGAAATATCGTACCTTTTCGGCCGTTATTCTCGCCAATGGCTGTGCTTCTATCCATTTGGAGAAATAGTCTATTGATACTAGGAGAAATTTTACCTAGCCTGGTGCTATTGGGAATGGGCCGAGGATGTCAAGTCCCCATCTGTGAAAAGGCCAGCTTACCTCCATGCTCTGTAATACTTCGGCCGGCTTTGTAGAGATGGCGGCATGCTTTTGGCATTTATCACATGTTTTGACTTTCGTTATGCAATCCCTTTTCATGGTCGGCCAATAATATCCTGTTTGGACGATCTTTGCAGCGAGAGCTCGTCCTCCGATGTGGTTTTCACATACACCCTCATGAACTTCGTCCATCACTTCTTTTGCCTCTTCTTCATTTAGGCATTTTAGGAATGGTTGTGAGAAATCGCGCCTGTATAGTTCTCCTGCTATGTTTGTGTAGAGACTTGCTTTTCGTCTGAAGTGTTGCAGGTTGAGCTCATCTCTGGGTATGATACCTGCATTGATGTACTCAAGGAAAGGTGTTCTTCAGTCGCGGAGGTGGTTAATGTTTGTTATAGATAATAGTTCAATGCTGGGTTTTTTAAGTGTGAGTTGTGATAATGCCGATGTTTGTGTGTCTGCCCTAGTGGCGGCAAGTTTGGATAATATGTCTGCCCTAACATTATTTTCTCTATGCACATGTAGAATAATGAACGAACTGAACTTTGAAATGAGATCCCTTGCTATAAGCCAATATCGCTCTAGCGAGGGATCTTTTACCCGAAATTCTCCTCGGATTTGTTGAACCACCAAGAGGGAGTCACAATATGCTGTTAGGCTTTGTACTTGGAGGCTCAGAGCGAGCTTGAGTCCTGCTATGAAGGCCTCATATTCGGCTTGATTGTTGCTTGCCGGGAAGTGAAACCGAAGAGACTACTCGGCCACCACTTTGTCAACTTCTTTCAGGATTATC
The sequence above is drawn from the Arachis hypogaea cultivar Tifrunner chromosome 4, arahy.Tifrunner.gnm2.J5K5, whole genome shotgun sequence genome and encodes:
- the LOC140184235 gene encoding uncharacterized protein; the encoded protein is MDRSTAIGENNGRKGETPFKIVYGSEALIPVEVGIPTLRAELYDELHNTNTRNAELDLAEEDREIAAIKQRARKQLAERRHNKKVVTRTFEEGDLVLRRTEEARRPISHGKLAANWEGPFRVSKVLGMGAYQLQTLQGNPILGNWNISSLKMYRS